CTTGAGAAAACGGACGCCGGTGATTACGCGGGCGCCCTCGCCGAACTGCAAATCGCCGAGCAGGCGGCGCCGAATTCTCCTCTACCGCCGTACGTGCGCGGCCAAGCTCTGGCGGCGTTGGAGCGGCAAAAAGAAGCCGCGGCGGCGTTCGCGGAATCGCGAGAAAAAATGTGCAGCAATCTTGCGGCACCGGAGCGTATCAACGCGGTCATTCGGGACGCGGCAAAAACAGGCGGGGCGATGATCGTCGACGCCGATGCAGCGTTCACGGCAGCAGCTGGCGATCCCTTGGCGGCCGACGAGTTGTTCCATGATTTCTGCCACCCGACGGACGCCGGGCACGCGGTTATCGCCGAGGCGCTGCTGCCGCCATTAACCGCGCTCCTGGCCGCAAGACCCTAACGGCCGTGCGCGGGATAGCGCGCCTCTTATTCGGCCGTTGCAAATTGCAGGTACGAAACTTCCCCCGATATCACGACAGACGCGAAGCCGTTCGCCCCATCGCTGGCGGCGGTGGATTACTGGATTTCAAATTCCCGGCGTCGGCGACGAGGCGCTCCAGGCTAAGGGCGAACTTGTTGAGGTGGTAGCCGTCGATGAGGCGGTGGTCGAAGGTGACCGCCAGGGGCAGCACCTCGCGTTCGTGCCATTGGCCCTCGATTTTCACCGGCCGTGTCACCGTGCCGTGGAGGAACACGCGGGTGATGGCGCGCATAATGTGGGTGGCGTTTTTCGTGATCAGAAATTTCGCCTCGCCACGATACGCGGCGTTGGTCAACACAACGTTGGTGCTCAAGCCGCGTTGGTACATGACGCGAAAACGCACGCGCTCGGGAATCAGTTTGTAGAGCCGCGACCGAATCAGAAACTTGACGCGCCGATCGGTGGGCGGAAAGTTCGTCGCGCCGTAATGTTCCACCGCCTCGTTTTTGAGGCGTTCGAATTCGTCGAAGATGTCGGGCAGCGAGCGGCGGTGGGGTTCGTCGATGATGATCGCTGTGAGCACGTGGTTGTCGCCCGGCAACAATAGAGGATTGGTGATGTCGACGGTTTCCATTTCGTAAATGCGGTCATCGAGCACGACTTGATTGAACGCCGGATTCTCGGCGATGGCGGCGGCCAGCAACTTGTTGGCCACGTGAGTCAGGGACACGCGACGGCCGCTTTCGCGGCGAACATCTTCGACGAGGCGCTTG
The nucleotide sequence above comes from Candidatus Lernaella stagnicola. Encoded proteins:
- a CDS encoding 2-oxo acid dehydrogenase subunit E2: MNLIHILSPSPDPYLSAAIELDAAPLKRLVEDVRRESGRRVSLTHVANKLLAAAIAENPAFNQVVLDDRIYEMETVDITNPLLLPGDNHVLTAIIIDEPHRRSLPDIFDEFERLKNEAVEHYGATNFPPTDRRVKFLIRSRLYKLIPERVRFRVMYQRGLSTNVVLTNAAYRGEAKFLITKNATHIMRAITRVFLHGTVTRPVKIEGQWHEREVLPLAVTFDHRLIDGYHLNKFALSLERLVADAGNLKSSNPPPPAMGRTASRLS